Proteins encoded in a region of the Dorea longicatena genome:
- a CDS encoding 1-deoxy-D-xylulose-5-phosphate synthase — translation MYIEKINGPEDVKKLTVDEMTVMAGEMREALLKRASIHGGHFGPNFGMVEATIALHYVFESPKDKIVYDVSHQTYPHKMLTGRKDAYLYEEHYDDVSGYSNPNESVHDHFTVGHTSTSVSLACGLAKARDLKGEEGNVIAVIGDGSLSGGEALEGLDYAVELDGNLIIIVNDNDMSIAENHGGLYGNLKLLREANGQAECNLFKAMGLDYIYVDHGNDVGELIEAFQSVKDSKKPVVVHINTLKGKGYAPAEQNKEVWHYNGPFHIETGEPLYEMTEEDYSDISMNYLLDKMKKDPAVVAITSGTPTVMGFTEDKRKEAGKQFVDVGIAEETAVALASGIAANGGKPVYGVYSTFVQRTYDQIAQDLCINNSPATIVTFCGSVYGMNDVTHLGLYDIPMMANIPNLVYFAPTTKEEYLAMLDWSIEQNEYPVAIKLPGGSVISDGKEITKDFGDLNKYEVTQKGSKVAVIGLGTFYGLGKEVAEELKKVTGTDATVINPYYITGIDAELLEELKKDHDVVITLEDGILDGGFGEKIARFYGDSDMKVLNFGLKKEFLDRYDVAEVLKENHLTKEQITEGIMKFI, via the coding sequence ATGTATATAGAAAAGATTAACGGACCAGAAGACGTAAAGAAATTAACCGTAGACGAGATGACCGTAATGGCAGGTGAGATGAGAGAAGCACTGTTAAAGAGAGCCAGTATCCACGGCGGACACTTCGGACCAAACTTCGGTATGGTAGAGGCAACGATCGCACTGCATTATGTATTCGAGTCACCAAAAGACAAGATTGTATATGACGTATCACACCAGACCTATCCGCACAAGATGCTGACAGGAAGAAAGGATGCATATCTTTATGAAGAACATTACGATGACGTGTCCGGCTACAGCAATCCAAATGAAAGTGTACACGATCATTTCACTGTAGGTCATACATCTACATCCGTCAGCCTTGCGTGTGGACTTGCAAAAGCAAGAGACCTGAAAGGGGAAGAAGGAAATGTGATCGCAGTGATCGGTGACGGTTCCTTAAGCGGCGGTGAAGCACTGGAAGGACTGGACTATGCAGTAGAATTAGACGGAAATCTGATCATCATTGTAAATGACAATGATATGTCCATCGCAGAAAACCACGGCGGATTATATGGCAACTTAAAATTACTCCGTGAGGCAAACGGACAGGCAGAATGCAACCTGTTCAAAGCTATGGGATTAGATTACATTTACGTGGATCACGGAAATGACGTCGGAGAGCTGATCGAAGCATTCCAGAGTGTCAAAGACAGCAAGAAACCAGTTGTTGTGCATATCAATACCTTAAAGGGAAAGGGTTATGCACCGGCAGAGCAGAACAAAGAAGTATGGCATTATAACGGACCATTTCATATCGAGACAGGTGAACCGTTATACGAGATGACAGAAGAAGACTATTCGGATATTTCCATGAATTATCTTTTGGATAAGATGAAAAAAGATCCGGCAGTAGTAGCGATCACATCCGGAACACCGACTGTTATGGGATTCACAGAAGATAAGAGAAAAGAAGCAGGAAAACAGTTCGTAGATGTCGGTATCGCAGAAGAGACAGCTGTAGCACTTGCTTCCGGAATTGCCGCAAATGGCGGAAAACCGGTTTATGGTGTATACAGCACATTTGTACAGAGAACTTATGATCAGATCGCACAGGATCTCTGCATCAACAACAGCCCGGCAACTATTGTAACATTCTGTGGTTCGGTATACGGAATGAATGATGTGACACACCTTGGACTATATGACATCCCGATGATGGCAAATATCCCGAATCTAGTATACTTTGCTCCGACAACGAAGGAAGAATACCTGGCAATGCTCGACTGGAGTATCGAACAGAATGAGTATCCGGTAGCAATCAAGCTTCCGGGCGGCAGCGTGATCTCAGACGGAAAAGAGATTACAAAAGACTTCGGTGATCTGAACAAATACGAAGTAACTCAGAAAGGTTCTAAGGTTGCAGTGATTGGACTTGGAACATTCTACGGACTTGGTAAAGAAGTTGCTGAAGAGCTTAAGAAAGTAACCGGAACAGATGCAACTGTGATCAATCCATATTATATTACAGGTATTGATGCAGAACTTCTGGAAGAGCTTAAGAAAGATCATGATGTTGTGATCACTCTGGAAGATGGTATTCTGGATGGCGGATTCGGCGAGAAGATCGCAAGATTCTACGGAGATTCGGACATGAAGGTTCTGAACTTCGGACTGAAGAAAGAGTTCCTCGATCGTTATGATGTGGCAGAAGTTCTGAAAGAGAATCATCTGACGAAAGAGCAAATTACGGAAGGTATAATGAAGTTTATTTAA
- a CDS encoding MerR family transcriptional regulator, which produces MTIKEVSETYDISADTLRYYERIGMIPEVTRTAGGIRDYQESDLGWVELVICMRKAGLPVEALIEYVKLYQEGDETFEARLQLLSEEREKLEEQKAQIESAINRLNHKISKYEEAVKTGVLNWEENSSCI; this is translated from the coding sequence TTGACGATAAAAGAAGTAAGTGAAACATATGACATTTCCGCTGATACCCTGCGTTATTATGAACGCATCGGCATGATACCGGAAGTAACACGTACGGCAGGCGGAATCAGAGACTATCAGGAATCAGACCTTGGATGGGTGGAGCTTGTGATCTGTATGAGAAAAGCAGGACTTCCCGTGGAGGCACTGATCGAGTATGTAAAATTATATCAGGAGGGCGACGAGACATTTGAAGCAAGACTTCAGCTTCTTTCGGAAGAAAGAGAGAAGTTAGAAGAGCAGAAAGCGCAGATAGAGTCAGCGATCAACCGGTTGAATCACAAAATTTCCAAATACGAAGAAGCAGTAAAGACAGGAGTATTAAACTGGGAGGAGAATAGTTCATGTATATAG
- a CDS encoding aminotransferase class I/II-fold pyridoxal phosphate-dependent enzyme, which produces MRNPLSKKITGIEPSGIRKFFDLVSEMPDAISLGVGEPDFDTPWRIREEGIYTLEQGKTFYTSNAGLKDLKIEISKYLERKIHVEYDPDHEIMVTVGGSEGIDVALRAMLDQGDEVLIPQPSYVSYVPCTILADGNPVVIPLQQKNEFKLTAEELEAAITPKTKMLVMPFPNNPTGSIMTKEDLEPIAEVVKRHDLYVLSDEIYSELTYKTEHVSISSLPGMKERTLVINGFSKGFAMTGWRLGYICGPSVIIEQMLKIHQFAIMCAPTNSQYAAIEGLRHCEDEVQQMRNAYNQRRRYLVNEFAKMKLECFEPFGAFYIFPSIKEFGMTSEEFAMRFLEEEKVAVVPGSAFGESGEGFLRVSYAYSLEDLKEAIGRLSRFVERLRSQK; this is translated from the coding sequence ATGAGAAATCCATTATCTAAGAAAATCACAGGCATCGAACCATCTGGAATCCGTAAATTCTTTGACCTGGTAAGTGAGATGCCGGACGCAATATCCCTTGGTGTAGGAGAACCTGATTTTGACACACCATGGAGAATCAGAGAGGAAGGTATCTACACCCTGGAACAGGGCAAGACTTTCTATACATCGAATGCAGGTCTTAAGGATTTGAAGATTGAGATCAGTAAATATCTGGAACGTAAGATCCATGTAGAATATGACCCGGATCATGAGATCATGGTGACGGTCGGAGGAAGTGAAGGAATCGATGTGGCACTGCGTGCAATGCTGGATCAGGGAGATGAAGTCCTGATCCCGCAGCCAAGTTATGTGTCTTATGTGCCTTGTACGATTTTGGCAGACGGTAACCCGGTTGTGATTCCGCTTCAGCAGAAAAATGAATTCAAGCTGACGGCAGAAGAATTGGAAGCAGCGATCACACCGAAGACAAAGATGCTGGTAATGCCGTTCCCAAATAACCCGACCGGATCGATCATGACAAAAGAAGATCTGGAGCCGATCGCCGAAGTTGTGAAGAGACATGATCTGTATGTACTTTCGGATGAGATTTACTCCGAACTTACATATAAGACAGAGCATGTGTCCATTTCATCCCTTCCGGGAATGAAGGAAAGAACACTGGTGATCAACGGATTCTCCAAAGGATTTGCCATGACAGGATGGAGACTTGGCTATATCTGCGGACCATCTGTGATCATAGAACAGATGCTGAAGATCCATCAGTTTGCAATCATGTGTGCGCCGACCAACAGCCAGTATGCAGCCATCGAGGGCTTACGCCACTGCGAAGATGAAGTACAGCAGATGAGAAATGCATACAACCAGAGACGAAGATATCTGGTCAATGAATTTGCAAAGATGAAGTTAGAATGCTTCGAGCCGTTTGGTGCATTCTATATCTTCCCAAGTATCAAAGAATTTGGTATGACTTCTGAAGAATTCGCAATGCGGTTCCTGGAAGAGGAAAAGGTTGCGGTCGTACCGGGAAGTGCGTTTGGTGAGAGCGGGGAAGGTTTCCTGCGTGTATCGTATGCGTACTCACTGGAAGATCTGAAAGAAGCGATCGGAAGACTCAGTCGGTTTGTTGAGAGACTGAGAAGCCAGAAGTAA